In Tumebacillus amylolyticus, a single window of DNA contains:
- the pyrB gene encoding aspartate carbamoyltransferase: MYHVLSAHQFDRGQLDELFKTADIMEFNARKGGLNLLGGKIMAALFFEPSTRTRFSFESAMMRLGGTVISTENAAQFSSAIKGETLEDSIRVISSYADVIVMRHNEVGAAMRAAKVATVPVINAGDGAGEHPTQSLLDLYTIQKEIGRVDGVKVAMIGDLTYGRTVHSLAYLLAKYEGVQMYFVSPENCPIPEKVKAFLDEKGVEYFEETDLEKVAEVVDVLYMTRIQKERFPNEEEYTKAAGVYKIDSGLLSRMKKKSIILHPLPRAGEIAAEVDDDPRAAYFRQAKNGVYIRMALLAYCLEEGAVERDTTAVESLLK, translated from the coding sequence ATGTATCATGTGTTGAGTGCGCACCAGTTTGATCGTGGTCAGTTGGATGAGCTGTTCAAGACGGCAGACATTATGGAGTTCAATGCGCGCAAGGGCGGGTTGAATTTGCTCGGTGGGAAGATTATGGCGGCGCTGTTTTTTGAGCCGAGTACGCGGACGCGGTTTAGTTTTGAGTCGGCGATGATGCGGCTTGGCGGGACGGTCATTTCCACGGAGAATGCGGCTCAGTTTTCGTCGGCGATCAAGGGAGAGACGCTTGAGGACAGCATTCGGGTGATCTCTTCTTATGCAGATGTGATTGTCATGCGCCATAACGAAGTCGGCGCCGCGATGCGGGCTGCGAAAGTGGCGACGGTGCCGGTCATCAACGCGGGGGACGGCGCGGGAGAACATCCGACGCAGTCTCTGCTGGACTTGTACACGATTCAAAAAGAGATCGGACGGGTCGATGGGGTGAAGGTGGCGATGATCGGCGATCTCACCTACGGACGAACGGTGCATTCGCTGGCGTACCTCTTGGCAAAGTATGAGGGGGTTCAGATGTACTTCGTCTCTCCTGAGAACTGCCCGATCCCGGAGAAGGTCAAGGCGTTTTTGGATGAAAAAGGGGTCGAGTATTTCGAGGAGACCGATTTGGAAAAAGTGGCGGAGGTCGTGGATGTGCTCTACATGACCCGCATTCAAAAGGAACGCTTCCCGAATGAGGAAGAGTATACGAAGGCGGCGGGGGTTTACAAGATCGACAGTGGGTTGTTGTCGAGGATGAAGAAAAAGTCGATCATCCTGCATCCGCTGCCGAGAGCGGGGGAGATTGCGGCGGAGGTGGATGATGATCCGCGAGCTGCGTATTTCCGTCAGGCGAAGAACGGGGTATATATTCGGATGGCGTTGCTGGCGTATTGCTTGGAAGAAGGGGCTGTGGAGAGGGATACGACGGCGGTGGAGAGCTTGCTGAAGTAA
- a CDS encoding dihydroorotase — MGLLLRGGRVLNLENGELESRDVLVEGKKVARIASSIEADAHEVVDLGGHVVLPGFIDMHVHLRQPGFEGKETIETGSKAAARGGYTKVACMPNTRPVLDTPELMKYVYDVAQREGSCSVLPYGSISKGELGEELTDIAALRAAGAVGITDDGVGVQSSSLMREAMRIAASLDVPVVIHSEDEDLAKDGCMNEGVVSKRLGLPGIPGLAESAMIARDILLAQETGAHLHVCHISDAWSVELVRWAKSMGLRVTTEVTPHHLLLTESIIDETDGADANMKVNPPLRTELDRQACLKGLLDGTIDMIATDHAPHMEEEKKRPFRTAPFGFVGLEFAFPVLYTELVEKSSALSLHELVKKFATNPADVFKLSGGRIVEGEVADITVVDLESERAINPDEFFSKGRNTPFAGQKAKGWTVLTVNEGRITYKA; from the coding sequence ATGGGCTTGTTGCTTAGAGGCGGTCGTGTGTTGAATTTGGAGAACGGTGAGCTCGAATCTCGCGATGTTCTCGTCGAGGGGAAAAAAGTCGCTCGCATCGCGAGCTCGATTGAGGCGGATGCACATGAGGTGGTGGACCTCGGAGGTCATGTGGTTCTGCCGGGCTTCATCGATATGCATGTTCATCTGCGTCAACCGGGGTTTGAGGGGAAGGAAACGATTGAGACCGGTTCGAAGGCAGCCGCTCGCGGCGGCTACACGAAGGTCGCGTGCATGCCGAACACCCGCCCGGTTTTGGATACTCCCGAATTGATGAAGTACGTGTATGACGTTGCACAGCGAGAGGGCTCTTGCTCGGTTCTGCCGTACGGCTCGATTTCGAAGGGGGAGCTTGGCGAGGAACTCACCGACATCGCCGCTCTTCGCGCCGCAGGCGCAGTGGGGATTACGGATGATGGGGTGGGGGTTCAGTCTTCGTCACTGATGCGCGAAGCGATGCGCATCGCCGCATCGCTCGATGTGCCGGTTGTGATTCACTCGGAGGACGAGGATCTGGCGAAGGATGGGTGCATGAACGAAGGCGTCGTTTCGAAGCGCTTGGGTCTGCCGGGGATTCCCGGATTGGCGGAGAGTGCCATGATTGCACGCGATATTCTACTGGCTCAAGAGACGGGGGCTCATCTGCATGTGTGCCACATCTCCGACGCTTGGTCGGTTGAACTGGTTCGCTGGGCGAAGTCCATGGGACTTCGCGTGACGACGGAGGTTACGCCGCATCACTTGTTGCTGACAGAGTCGATCATCGACGAAACCGACGGCGCCGACGCAAACATGAAGGTAAACCCGCCGCTTCGCACGGAATTGGATCGCCAAGCCTGCTTGAAAGGCTTGCTGGACGGCACGATCGACATGATCGCAACCGACCACGCTCCCCATATGGAGGAGGAGAAAAAACGCCCGTTCCGCACCGCTCCGTTCGGTTTCGTCGGTCTCGAGTTCGCTTTCCCGGTTCTGTACACCGAACTGGTTGAAAAAAGCAGTGCACTGTCGCTCCACGAACTCGTCAAAAAATTCGCCACCAATCCGGCAGATGTCTTCAAACTGAGCGGCGGTCGCATCGTCGAAGGCGAAGTCGCCGACATCACGGTCGTCGATTTGGAGAGTGAACGAGCCATCAACCCGGACGAGTTCTTCTCCAAGGGTCGCAACACGCCGTTCGCAGGCCAAAAAGCCAAGGGCTGGACGGTTCTCACCGTCAACGAAGGTCGAATCACGTACAAAGCGTAA
- the carA gene encoding glutamine-hydrolyzing carbamoyl-phosphate synthase small subunit: MRARLILEDGTVFEGVAFGAEGESFGEVVFNTGMTGYQEVLTDPSYYGQIVTMTFPLIGNYGVNVDDIESAHPHVRGFVVREWAEHPSNWRNRGDLDAYLKRNNILGIHGIDTRMLTKKIRVRGTMAGVITTLDTSVEEYVSKLNTDNLLPRDQVARVTTKSTYRCPGEQRRIVAMDFGMKSGVLRSLVARGCDVTVVPAHTSAEEILNWEPHGVMLSNGPGDPADLHEIIETVRALLGKVPIFGICLGHQLISLACGAKTDRLKFGHRGANHPVKDLLNGRCYITSQNHGYVVVPESLEGTGLELTHINQNDGSVEGVQHTKYPAFCVQYHPEARPGPDDSDYLFDRFMDMIDKHWEAK; this comes from the coding sequence ATGAGAGCGAGATTGATTTTGGAAGACGGAACGGTCTTCGAAGGCGTAGCCTTCGGAGCAGAGGGCGAATCGTTTGGGGAGGTTGTGTTCAACACCGGCATGACCGGGTACCAGGAGGTTCTGACCGACCCGTCGTACTACGGACAGATCGTGACGATGACGTTCCCGCTGATCGGGAACTACGGCGTCAACGTCGATGACATCGAATCGGCTCACCCGCATGTGCGGGGGTTCGTCGTGCGCGAATGGGCCGAACATCCGAGCAACTGGCGCAACCGTGGCGACTTGGACGCCTACTTGAAACGCAACAACATTTTGGGCATCCACGGCATCGACACCCGCATGCTCACGAAAAAAATCCGTGTGCGCGGCACGATGGCAGGCGTCATCACAACGCTTGACACATCGGTCGAAGAGTACGTCTCAAAACTCAACACCGACAACTTGCTCCCGCGCGATCAAGTTGCTCGCGTGACGACGAAATCGACCTATCGTTGCCCCGGCGAACAACGCCGCATCGTAGCGATGGACTTCGGCATGAAGTCGGGCGTTCTGCGCTCGTTGGTCGCTCGCGGCTGTGACGTCACCGTCGTTCCGGCGCACACCAGCGCCGAAGAGATTCTGAACTGGGAGCCGCACGGCGTCATGCTGTCCAACGGCCCCGGCGACCCCGCCGACCTGCACGAGATCATCGAGACCGTGCGCGCACTGCTTGGAAAAGTGCCGATCTTCGGCATCTGCCTCGGGCACCAATTGATCTCGCTGGCGTGCGGAGCCAAGACCGACCGTCTGAAATTCGGCCACCGCGGCGCCAACCACCCGGTCAAAGACCTGCTGAACGGCCGCTGCTACATCACGTCCCAAAACCACGGCTATGTAGTCGTGCCCGAATCGCTCGAAGGGACAGGCCTTGAACTGACGCACATCAACCAAAATGACGGCTCCGTAGAGGGCGTCCAACATACGAAGTATCCGGCATTCTGCGTGCAGTACCACCCGGAAGCACGCCCGGGTCCGGACGATTCCGATTATCTGTTTGACCGTTTCATGGACATGATCGATAAGCACTGGGAGGCGAAGTAA
- the carB gene encoding carbamoyl-phosphate synthase large subunit produces MPLRTDLKKILVIGSGPIIIGQAAEFDYAGTQACQSLREEGIEVVLVNSNPATIMTDLDMADKVYVEPLTPEFVAQIIRQERPDGVLATLGGQTGLNLAVKLHEMGVLQEEKVELLGTSLSSIQQAEDREQFRALMRELGEPVPESEIVNTYEEAKVFAEELGFPIIIRPAYTLGGSGGGIASNWAEYEEIVNLGLTLSPISQVLVERSIAGFKEVEYEVMRDKNDNCIVVCNMENFDPVGIHTGDSIVVAPSQTLSDHEYQMLRHSSLKIIRALGIEGGCNVQFALDPHSFNYYLIEVNPRVSRSSALASKATGYPIAKIASKIAVGYTLDEIINPVTKNTYACFEPALDYIVTKIPRWPFDKFISAKRVLGTQMKATGEVMAIERTFEASLMKAVRSLEIGLDSLDLPGANELSTEQLEKRLIHADDERLFLVAEAFKRDYTIEQLHDLTKIDRWFLHKVQGIVALLNDIAANGLSDETLTQAKKWAITDRTIARYAGTTEDEIYGTRNHLGLRPVFKMVDTCAAEFESATPYYYSAYETEDEVEDNDRKKVIVLGSGPIRIGQGIEFDYCSVHAVWGLKKAGYESVIINNNPETVSTDFNTSDRLYFEPLHIEDVMHVIDREKPEGVIVQFGGQTAINLAAPLTKRGVKILGTQLQDIDRAEDREKFDQLLTDLNIPRPQGRTVFTVEAAVDAANHIGYPVVVRPSYVLGGRAMEIVHSEQDLLFYMTHAVKVSSEHPILVDSYLTGLEVEVDAISDGENVLIPGIMEHVERAGVHSGDSIAVYPTQRLYPHLKEEIIEYTTRIARALNVKGLLNIQYVVSKDKVYIIEVNPRSSRTVPFLSKITGVPMVDVATKIIFGESLTQQGYEPGLWPEPTNNVAVKVPVFSFAKLRRVDVTLGPEMKSTGEVMGQDTTFAKALYKGLLAGGINIPDHGTIIATIADKDKEEALPILRGYYHLGFKFVATAGTAKILRDNGIQVTEVNKLQEGENTLVDLIRRGESDMVINTLTKGKDVTRDGFRIRREAVEHGIPCLTSLDTAQAMLDVLSSIKFSTRPLQKN; encoded by the coding sequence ATGCCGTTGCGCACAGACCTTAAGAAAATTCTCGTCATCGGTTCCGGCCCGATCATCATCGGCCAAGCGGCAGAGTTCGACTACGCAGGGACACAAGCCTGCCAATCCCTGCGCGAAGAAGGCATCGAAGTCGTCCTCGTGAACTCCAACCCGGCGACCATCATGACCGACCTCGACATGGCAGACAAAGTCTACGTCGAACCGCTCACTCCGGAATTCGTTGCTCAAATCATCCGCCAAGAACGCCCCGACGGCGTCCTCGCAACGCTCGGCGGTCAAACCGGCCTCAATCTCGCCGTCAAACTGCACGAGATGGGCGTGCTGCAAGAGGAAAAAGTCGAGCTGCTCGGCACTTCGCTCTCCTCGATCCAACAAGCCGAAGACCGTGAACAGTTCCGCGCCCTGATGCGCGAGCTCGGCGAACCGGTCCCGGAATCGGAAATCGTCAATACCTACGAAGAAGCGAAGGTGTTTGCCGAAGAACTGGGCTTCCCGATCATCATCCGTCCGGCGTACACGCTCGGCGGCTCGGGCGGCGGCATCGCCTCGAACTGGGCGGAGTACGAAGAGATCGTCAACCTCGGTTTGACACTCTCGCCGATCTCCCAAGTTCTCGTCGAGCGCTCCATCGCAGGCTTCAAGGAAGTCGAATACGAAGTCATGCGCGACAAAAACGACAACTGCATCGTCGTCTGCAACATGGAAAACTTCGACCCGGTCGGCATCCACACCGGAGACTCGATCGTCGTCGCGCCGTCGCAAACGCTCTCCGACCACGAATACCAGATGCTGCGCCACTCGTCGCTGAAAATCATCCGCGCCCTTGGCATCGAAGGCGGCTGCAACGTCCAATTCGCCCTCGACCCGCACAGCTTCAACTACTACTTGATCGAAGTCAACCCGCGCGTGTCCCGCTCGTCGGCACTCGCGTCGAAAGCAACGGGCTACCCGATCGCCAAAATCGCATCCAAGATCGCCGTCGGCTACACACTCGACGAAATCATCAACCCGGTTACGAAAAACACCTACGCGTGCTTCGAGCCGGCTCTCGACTACATCGTCACCAAGATCCCGCGCTGGCCGTTCGACAAGTTCATCTCCGCAAAGCGTGTGCTCGGTACTCAAATGAAAGCAACCGGCGAAGTCATGGCGATCGAGCGCACGTTCGAAGCGTCGCTCATGAAAGCCGTCCGTTCACTGGAAATCGGTCTCGACAGCCTCGACCTGCCGGGTGCAAACGAACTTTCCACCGAACAATTGGAGAAACGCCTGATCCACGCGGACGACGAGCGCCTGTTCCTCGTCGCCGAAGCTTTCAAGCGCGACTACACGATCGAGCAACTGCATGACCTGACCAAGATCGACCGCTGGTTCTTGCACAAAGTCCAAGGCATCGTCGCTCTCCTGAACGACATCGCCGCAAACGGACTGTCTGACGAAACCCTCACGCAAGCGAAAAAATGGGCGATCACGGACCGCACCATCGCACGATACGCCGGCACCACCGAAGACGAAATCTACGGCACCCGCAATCATCTCGGCCTGCGCCCGGTCTTCAAAATGGTCGACACCTGCGCCGCCGAATTCGAGTCGGCAACACCGTACTACTACTCCGCTTACGAGACGGAAGACGAAGTAGAAGACAACGACCGCAAAAAAGTCATCGTTCTCGGCTCCGGCCCGATTCGCATCGGCCAAGGCATCGAGTTTGACTACTGCTCCGTCCACGCCGTCTGGGGATTGAAAAAAGCCGGCTACGAATCGGTCATCATCAACAACAACCCGGAAACCGTCTCCACCGACTTCAACACCTCCGACCGTCTCTACTTCGAACCGCTTCACATCGAAGACGTCATGCATGTCATCGACCGCGAGAAGCCGGAGGGCGTCATCGTCCAGTTCGGCGGACAGACGGCGATCAACCTGGCCGCACCGCTCACCAAGCGCGGCGTGAAAATTCTCGGCACTCAACTGCAAGACATCGACCGCGCCGAAGACCGCGAGAAATTCGATCAACTGCTGACCGACCTGAACATCCCGCGCCCGCAAGGCCGCACCGTGTTCACCGTCGAAGCTGCCGTCGATGCGGCCAACCACATCGGCTACCCGGTCGTCGTCCGCCCGTCCTACGTGCTCGGCGGTCGTGCGATGGAGATCGTACACAGCGAGCAAGACCTGCTGTTCTACATGACCCACGCCGTCAAAGTCAGCTCCGAACATCCGATTCTCGTCGACTCGTACTTGACGGGACTGGAAGTGGAAGTCGATGCGATCTCGGACGGAGAGAACGTCCTGATCCCGGGCATCATGGAACACGTCGAACGCGCAGGCGTTCACTCCGGCGACTCCATCGCCGTCTACCCGACCCAGCGACTCTACCCGCACTTGAAGGAAGAGATCATCGAATACACGACCCGCATCGCCCGCGCCCTCAATGTCAAAGGGCTGCTGAACATCCAATACGTCGTTTCCAAAGACAAAGTCTACATCATCGAAGTCAACCCGCGTTCATCGCGCACGGTGCCGTTCCTCTCGAAGATCACCGGCGTTCCGATGGTCGATGTCGCCACCAAGATCATCTTCGGCGAATCCTTGACCCAGCAAGGCTACGAGCCGGGTCTCTGGCCGGAGCCGACAAACAACGTCGCGGTCAAAGTTCCGGTGTTCTCTTTTGCCAAACTTCGTCGCGTCGATGTCACGCTCGGCCCGGAAATGAAATCGACCGGCGAAGTCATGGGCCAAGACACGACGTTTGCAAAAGCGCTCTACAAAGGCCTGCTCGCAGGCGGCATCAACATCCCGGACCACGGCACGATCATCGCCACCATCGCAGACAAAGACAAGGAGGAAGCCCTCCCGATCCTGCGCGGCTACTACCACCTGGGCTTCAAATTCGTCGCCACCGCAGGAACTGCGAAAATTCTGCGTGACAACGGCATCCAAGTCACCGAAGTTAACAAGCTCCAAGAAGGCGAGAACACGCTGGTCGATCTGATCCGCCGCGGCGAAAGCGACATGGTCATCAACACCCTGACCAAAGGAAAAGACGTCACCCGCGACGGATTCCGCATCCGACGCGAAGCAGTGGAACACGGCATCCCGTGCCTGACGTCGCTCGACACCGCTCAAGCGATGCTCGACGTCTTGAGCTCGATCAAATTCTCCACCCGACCGCTGCAAAAAAACTAG
- a CDS encoding dihydroorotate dehydrogenase electron transfer subunit yields the protein MARLTILEHREIADNMRWLAFEAPQDLHYQPGQFLHIRVTDGVDHLLRRPISLCKVDGGRQVLAVAYRVGGKGTKLLAAKNVGDTLDVLGPLGKGFQLHDGDSHAILIGGGIGVPPMVELADQLHQKGVKVTTIVGFQSKNVSILIDDLKKYGDVLIATNDGTLGLQGFVTDYMTDELLSSADRFYACGPTPMLRAVQAKMAGRVEGYLSLEERMGCGIGACMACVTSCQLPDGSIGFKKVCKDGPVFPAPEVYFA from the coding sequence ATGGCACGGCTGACCATCCTCGAACACCGCGAGATCGCGGACAACATGCGCTGGCTGGCGTTTGAAGCACCTCAAGACCTGCACTACCAACCGGGACAATTCCTGCACATCCGCGTAACCGACGGGGTAGACCACCTGCTCCGTCGCCCGATCTCTCTGTGCAAAGTCGACGGGGGCCGCCAAGTCCTCGCCGTCGCGTACCGAGTCGGAGGCAAAGGCACCAAACTGCTCGCCGCCAAAAACGTCGGCGACACGCTCGACGTCCTCGGACCGCTCGGCAAAGGCTTCCAACTCCATGACGGAGACTCTCACGCGATTCTCATCGGCGGCGGCATCGGCGTGCCCCCGATGGTGGAACTTGCAGACCAACTCCACCAAAAGGGCGTCAAAGTCACCACCATCGTCGGCTTCCAATCGAAAAACGTCTCGATCCTCATCGACGACTTAAAAAAATACGGCGACGTCCTCATCGCCACCAACGACGGAACGCTCGGCCTCCAAGGTTTTGTCACCGACTACATGACAGACGAACTGCTTTCCTCCGCAGACCGCTTCTACGCCTGCGGACCCACCCCGATGCTTCGCGCCGTCCAAGCCAAGATGGCAGGCCGAGTCGAAGGCTACCTGTCTCTCGAAGAACGCATGGGCTGCGGCATCGGCGCTTGCATGGCGTGCGTCACGTCCTGCCAACTCCCGGACGGCAGCATCGGCTTCAAAAAAGTTTGCAAGGACGGCCCTGTCTTCCCAGCACCGGAGGTGTACTTCGCATGA
- a CDS encoding dihydroorotate dehydrogenase yields the protein MIDLSVNIGSLKLKNPVMPASGCFSFGKEYADFYDLSQLGAITVKATTLEPRLGNPTPRVAETPGGMLNAIGLQNPGVEKVIAEELPHLRKYDIPVIVNVAGTTVEDYVAVTERLMDSADVDAIEVNISCPNVKCGGIQFGTDPAQAAHVTESIKKVSKVPVIVKLSPNVTDIVAMAKAVEAAGADAISMINTLVGMSIDLHKKRPLIANGVGGLSGPAVKPVAVRMTYQVAQAINIPIIGMGGIMDGEDAIEFLMAGATAVAIGTANFVNPMACPEIIEGIQTYCEQNGVANVRDLVGVAWK from the coding sequence ATGATCGATCTGTCTGTCAACATCGGCTCGCTCAAATTGAAAAACCCCGTCATGCCCGCATCCGGTTGCTTCTCGTTTGGCAAGGAATACGCCGACTTCTACGACCTCTCGCAACTTGGCGCGATCACCGTAAAAGCCACAACGCTCGAACCGCGCCTCGGCAACCCGACCCCGCGCGTCGCCGAAACTCCGGGCGGGATGCTCAACGCCATCGGCTTGCAAAACCCCGGCGTCGAAAAAGTCATCGCCGAAGAACTCCCGCACCTGCGCAAGTACGACATCCCGGTCATCGTCAACGTCGCCGGCACGACGGTCGAAGACTACGTAGCGGTCACCGAACGCCTCATGGATTCCGCAGACGTCGATGCGATTGAAGTGAACATCTCCTGCCCGAACGTCAAGTGCGGCGGCATCCAATTCGGCACCGACCCGGCGCAAGCAGCCCACGTCACCGAATCGATCAAAAAAGTCTCCAAAGTCCCCGTCATCGTCAAGCTCTCCCCGAACGTCACCGACATCGTCGCGATGGCAAAAGCGGTGGAAGCCGCCGGCGCCGATGCGATCTCGATGATCAACACGCTGGTCGGCATGAGCATCGACCTGCACAAAAAAAGACCGCTCATCGCCAACGGCGTCGGCGGCCTCTCCGGACCGGCGGTCAAACCGGTCGCCGTGCGCATGACCTACCAAGTGGCGCAAGCGATCAACATCCCGATCATCGGCATGGGGGGCATCATGGACGGCGAGGACGCCATCGAATTCCTGATGGCCGGCGCAACGGCAGTCGCAATCGGCACCGCGAACTTCGTCAACCCGATGGCCTGCCCGGAGATCATCGAAGGCATTCAAACCTACTGCGAGCAAAACGGCGTAGCGAACGTACGAGACCTCGTCGGCGTCGCTTGGAAATAG
- the pyrF gene encoding orotidine-5'-phosphate decarboxylase has translation MTTQSPAEKIFVALDYDNMDDALRLADRLGDTIRTMKVGLQLFFKSGPVILDRLHDMGFQVFMDCKFHDIPNTVAGASDSVTSHGVYMFNVHVGGGVEMMRRAKQAAITRAESLGIAVPKVIGVTQLTSTTQSVMNDEIGILGDVGESVISYARLAQQAGLDGVVASGHEIQGIREACGSDFLTVIPGIRPTWAEANDQARIMTPTEALRAGASYLVIGRAITHADDPRAAALRILEEVQASEGAIS, from the coding sequence ATGACCACGCAAAGCCCCGCTGAGAAAATTTTCGTCGCCCTCGACTACGACAACATGGACGACGCCCTGCGTCTCGCCGACCGCCTCGGCGATACGATTCGCACGATGAAAGTCGGATTGCAACTCTTTTTCAAAAGCGGCCCGGTCATTCTCGACCGCCTGCATGATATGGGCTTCCAAGTGTTCATGGACTGCAAATTCCACGACATCCCGAACACCGTTGCAGGCGCATCCGATTCTGTGACTTCGCACGGCGTCTACATGTTCAACGTCCACGTCGGCGGAGGAGTCGAGATGATGCGCCGCGCCAAGCAAGCGGCGATCACCCGTGCCGAATCCCTCGGCATCGCCGTCCCGAAAGTGATCGGCGTCACCCAATTGACTTCAACCACGCAAAGCGTCATGAACGACGAAATCGGCATCCTCGGCGACGTTGGCGAGTCTGTGATTTCCTACGCGCGACTCGCTCAGCAAGCCGGACTCGACGGTGTCGTAGCGTCCGGGCACGAAATTCAAGGAATCCGCGAAGCTTGCGGTTCCGACTTCTTGACCGTCATCCCCGGCATCCGCCCGACTTGGGCGGAGGCGAACGACCAAGCGCGCATCATGACGCCGACCGAAGCCCTGCGCGCAGGTGCATCCTATCTCGTCATCGGACGTGCCATTACGCATGCTGACGACCCGCGCGCCGCAGCACTGCGCATACTCGAAGAAGTTCAAGCATCGGAGGGAGCCATCTCATGA
- the pyrE gene encoding orotate phosphoribosyltransferase, protein MTTRPIGDKIAKALLDIQAVALKPHDPFIWSSGLRSPIYCDNRLTISYPEIRDMIADGFVELIKEQFGDVDVIAGAATGGVPHAAWVAQKLGKPMIYVRSSAKKHGTGNMVEGVLREGQTVVIIEDLISTGGSSLNVVEGVRQAGGTVAGVAAIFSYEFQKAVENFQAADCKFATLSSYSKLLPIAVQENYVTADDLELLRKWKDAPDQF, encoded by the coding sequence ATGACCACCAGACCCATCGGAGACAAAATCGCCAAAGCCCTGCTCGACATCCAAGCTGTCGCACTCAAACCGCACGACCCGTTCATCTGGTCCTCGGGACTGCGTTCGCCGATCTACTGCGACAACCGTTTGACGATCTCCTACCCGGAAATTCGCGACATGATCGCGGACGGTTTCGTGGAATTGATCAAGGAACAATTCGGCGACGTCGACGTGATCGCCGGAGCGGCCACGGGCGGTGTTCCGCACGCAGCATGGGTTGCGCAGAAACTCGGAAAACCGATGATCTACGTCCGTTCTTCCGCCAAAAAGCACGGCACCGGCAACATGGTCGAAGGCGTGCTGCGTGAAGGCCAAACGGTCGTCATCATCGAAGACCTGATCTCCACGGGAGGCTCCTCGCTCAACGTCGTCGAAGGCGTTCGCCAAGCAGGGGGCACCGTCGCCGGCGTCGCCGCGATCTTCTCCTATGAATTCCAGAAAGCCGTCGAGAACTTCCAAGCAGCCGATTGCAAATTCGCAACGCTGTCTTCCTACTCCAAATTGCTTCCCATCGCAGTCCAAGAGAACTACGTCACCGCCGACGACCTCGAGCTTCTCCGCAAGTGGAAGGACGCACCGGACCAGTTCTAA
- a CDS encoding Ger(x)C family spore germination protein, protein MKWQKVLFVLLLCSSLVLSGCEFKDIDKRFFVVSIGVDKSSDPEKTFHVSVKVAIPRGQVQMGKEDFEVYGVDDSTISNAIQRLKANVDKEFDFGHAKMLMIGESLAKKDYTDVLNWAIRTRFLQRIAWVGVVTPSAERALNVRPSFERLPSNALFLSFGQIGVESEFTVSRYLFDFYRSNEEPGSSPVLPLIQARKGHFIIDSAYVMDGKKAALKLSPEETRLFNTLTHTQNKYEYVIPEGDRKYVFHVDQVKIKRRLESSPKPTAQVDVKLSGTIVERVGRGRVNESEMHEVERLLSKDFKKKVENLLTRFRDENLDPYEFGLLYRATHWDEMEQEVKDWKAMYKKISFNVNVSVESRGSGSIE, encoded by the coding sequence ATGAAATGGCAGAAGGTCTTGTTCGTGTTGCTCCTCTGCTCCTCCTTGGTTCTCAGCGGCTGTGAGTTTAAGGACATCGACAAGCGGTTTTTCGTCGTTTCAATAGGAGTCGACAAATCGAGTGACCCGGAAAAAACGTTTCACGTCTCCGTGAAAGTCGCGATCCCGCGCGGTCAGGTACAAATGGGCAAGGAGGACTTTGAAGTCTACGGTGTCGACGACAGCACGATCTCCAACGCCATTCAGCGTCTGAAAGCCAACGTGGACAAAGAGTTTGATTTCGGTCATGCCAAGATGCTGATGATCGGCGAGTCGCTGGCCAAGAAGGACTACACCGATGTGCTGAATTGGGCAATTCGCACTCGGTTCTTGCAACGAATCGCCTGGGTGGGTGTCGTTACCCCCAGTGCCGAACGGGCGTTGAATGTCCGACCGAGTTTCGAACGCCTCCCCTCCAATGCGCTGTTCCTCTCGTTTGGACAGATCGGGGTGGAATCGGAGTTTACCGTCTCCCGCTATTTGTTTGATTTCTACCGCAGCAACGAGGAACCCGGCAGTTCTCCCGTCTTGCCGCTCATCCAAGCGCGCAAAGGCCACTTCATCATCGACAGCGCCTATGTTATGGACGGCAAAAAAGCCGCACTCAAGCTCTCTCCTGAGGAAACGCGACTGTTTAACACGCTCACACATACCCAAAACAAATACGAATACGTAATTCCGGAGGGGGACCGAAAGTACGTGTTCCATGTGGACCAAGTCAAGATCAAACGGCGTCTGGAATCATCGCCAAAACCGACCGCCCAAGTGGATGTCAAGTTGAGCGGCACCATCGTCGAGCGCGTGGGTCGCGGCCGAGTGAACGAAAGCGAAATGCACGAGGTGGAACGTCTGCTCTCCAAGGATTTCAAGAAAAAAGTGGAAAACTTGTTGACAAGGTTCCGTGACGAAAACCTCGACCCCTACGAGTTCGGGTTGCTGTATCGTGCGACGCACTGGGACGAGATGGAACAAGAAGTGAAAGATTGGAAAGCGATGTACAAAAAAATTAGCTTCAACGTGAATGTGAGCGTAGAATCTCGAGGTTCCGGCTCGATAGAATGA